One segment of Rhipicephalus sanguineus isolate Rsan-2018 chromosome 6, BIME_Rsan_1.4, whole genome shotgun sequence DNA contains the following:
- the LOC119396473 gene encoding LOW QUALITY PROTEIN: tetratricopeptide repeat protein 27-like (The sequence of the model RefSeq protein was modified relative to this genomic sequence to represent the inferred CDS: deleted 1 base in 1 codon), which translates to MSKPAAMELLDKIEWTVVLGRDLSTELEHAGDVAEQDEFLRFLVNCIVRGDYVSVFADDRTKTLLRVSSYSSCLHEITEKCKNYVGGGSRAQQLCVLLVGVAALKLFVQCNWTGPGVEVVNDIFPNLNPDECRRACLKALEISGEPPYHLIEQAPFLIIADALLVRCSEMLRGCCSADWWAWRCTYVHQLVMLDRSQELHIEICDRIRKVEKNLPSPDKGDEQRKLRMLFCIEAALSYVHYFEVKNSRSFLDSAKSVSNIDFQLTGALGKRTYHQENELPQLLLEVRHKEDGDISTASSEKANSFPKNAPLRDDTVMNAIKFSASAAADVILTPEEGCLLLAVCILNKSISAPDALRDEEVMAHIERVLSVPCSWSVQFSALFQRCRLERNNSRRVERSMTQLQCLVDAVKSPEPNAGVRQELFFSMAMPAIWEVEKELGNIFFALGATKSALDVFLKYELWEDVINCYTKIGRRDRAEKVVRKLLEEEETAHLYCLLGDATQDPEHYTKAWEISGHTSARAQRSLGLFYYNKKEYQEAIPYLQKSSELNGIQMNVWFALGYSAMQVENYALSVKAYKRVVNLDPESFEAWNNMASAYIHMGDKHKAWKVLQEALKCSYDNWRVWENYLLVCMDVGAFEECITSWHRLIDIKGKHSDGKVAKLLVKVVAEGIPDINGKPGSHLRPRLLELFGRVTSGVTNDADIWYSYGSLYQLSSEQSSRTTEDTERMLQFFQKSFRCHNQKPNWEKDVAACREHLIRSKDLLDIYISATKCLSDKVRKHQLLSSARITVKGTLSIVQNYKVNYSSEILDELTPAMDSLAAKLDEVASLINSLG; encoded by the exons CGAAATAACCGAAAAATGTAAGAACTACGTGGGCGGCGGTAGCCGCGCTCAACAGTTGTGTGTGCTCCTCGTCGGCGTGGCTGCTTTGAAGCTCTTTGTCCAGTGTAACTGGACGGGACCAGGTGTAGAAGTCGTTAACGACATTTTCCCCAAC CTGAATCCTGACGAGTGCCGGCGCGCGTGTCTGAAAGCTCTCGAAATATCCGGGGAACCGCCGTACCACCTGATAGAACAGGCACCTTTCCTTATCATCGCCGATGCCCTGCTTGTGCGCTGCAGCGAAATGCTCCGCGGCTGCTGTTCAGCTGACTGGTGGGCTTGGAGATGCACCTACGTTCACCAGTTAGTCATGCTCGACCGATCGCAAGAACTGCACATCGAGATATGCGACCGAATTCGCAAGGTAGAAAAGAACCTGCCTAGCCCCGATAAAGGAGATGAGCAGAGAAAGCTAAGAATGCTGTTTTGCATCGAAGCAGCGTTGTCCTACGTGCATTACTTCGAAGTGAAAAATAGCCGTTCCTTCTTGGACTCGGCGAAAAGTGTTTCGAATATCGACTTTCAGCTGACTGGAGCGCTCGGCAAGAGGACTTACCACCAGGAAAATGAGCTTCCACAGCTGCTACTCGAAGTGCGGCACAAAGAAGACGGTGACATCAGCACTGCGTCATCGGAAAAGGCGAATAGTTTCCCGAAAAATGCGCCGCTCAGAGACGACACTGTCATGAATGCGATAAAGTTTAGTGCCAGCGCAGCCGCCGATGTTATCCTAACGCCCGAGGAGGGCTGCTTGCTTCTCGCCGTTTGCATCCTCAACAAGAGCATCAGTGCACCGGATGCTCTTAGAGACGAAGAAGTCATGGCGCACATCGAACGAGTGCTTTCAGTGCCTTGCTCGTGGTCTGTCCAGTTCAGCGCGCTCTTTCAACGATGCAGACTGGAACGAAATAACAGCCGGCGAGTTGAGCGATCGATGACTCAACTGCAGTGTCTCGTTGATGCTGTTAAATCTCCTGAGCCTAATGCAGGCGTGAGGCAGGAGCTCTTTTTCTCTATGGCTATGCCAGCCATCTGGGAAGTTGAAAAGGAGCTCGGAAACATTTTCTTCGCGCTGGGTGCCACGAAGAGTGCGCTTGACGTTTTCCTCAAATACGAGCTCTGGGAGGATGTTATCAACTGTTACACCAAGATAGGTCGCCGTGACAGAGCCGAGAAGGTCGTCAGGAAGTtgctcgaagaagaggaaactGCGCACCTGTATTGCTTGCTGGGTGATGCAACACAGGATCCCGAGCACTACACGAAGGCCTGGGAAATATCGGGCCATACTAGTGCAAGGGCTCAGCGCTCGCTCGGCTTGTTCTACTACAACAAGAAGGAGTACCAAGAAGCCATTCCATACCTGCAAAAGTCGTCGGAGCTTAATGGAATACAGATGAATGTTTGGTTTGCTCTCGGTTACTCTGCCATGCAGGTTGAAAACTACGCTCTGTCCGTGAAGGCATACAAGCGTGTGGTGAATCTGGACCCCGAAAGCTTTGAAGCATGGAACAACATGGCCAGCGCCTACATCCACATGGGAGACAAGCACAAGGCCTGGAAAGTTCTGCAGGAGGCACTGAAGTGCAGCTACGACAATTGGAGAGTGTGGGAAAACTACCTGCTGGTGTGCATGGACGTTGGAGCTTTCGAGGAGTGCATCACTTCGTGGCACAGACTGATCGACATCAAGGGCAAACACTCGGACGGCAAGGTGGCAAAACTGTTGGTGAAGGTTGTGGCGGAAGGAATTCCTGACATCAATGGCAAGCCGGGAAGTCATTTGAGGCCCAGATTGCTCGAGCTGTTTGGTAGAGTGACGTCAGGTGTGACCAACGATGCCGACATTTGGTACTCGTATGGGTCTCTCTACCAGCTTTCGAGCGAACAGTCAAGTAGAACTACAGAGGACACGGAACGAATGCTACAGTTCTTCCAGAAATCTTTTCGGTGTCATAATCAAAAGCCAAACTGGGAGAAGGATGTGGCAGCCTGTAGGGAGCATCTAATACGTTCTAAGGACCTCTTGGACATTTACATTTCTGCAACGAAATGTCTAAGTGACAAAGTTCGCAAACACCAGCTGTTATCATCCGCTAGAATCACAGTGAAGGGTACACTGTCAATCGTTCAGAACTACAAAGTGAACTATTCATCAGAAATTCTCGATGAACTGACACCGGCGATGGATAGTCTTGCAGCAAAATTAGACGAAGTTGCTTCGCTTATCAATTCACTTGGTTGA